A genomic segment from Nocardiopsis sp. Huas11 encodes:
- a CDS encoding cupin domain-containing protein has protein sequence MSAPLVPGFPGGTAVSRLRVYDWPAADGRSGGSPHLHTASAEGYVVLSGSGSLETLSGTGFGRTELRPGSLLWFTPGTVHRLVNDGGDLELLVVMQNAGLPESGDAVLTYPREVLADPDAYRRATALPEGPGPAEEAARARRDLAVEGYLELRARVRREGPAALGELYTSAVALVRDKAAGWHHHVERGAARQAEATTGHLEALGRGDGGHLAESAVYTADGGSRDRHGMCGHLRVWDLDGARPTV, from the coding sequence GTGAGCGCACCACTGGTCCCCGGCTTCCCCGGCGGTACCGCCGTCTCCCGGCTGCGGGTGTACGACTGGCCGGCCGCCGACGGGCGGTCGGGCGGATCCCCCCACCTGCACACCGCCTCCGCGGAGGGCTACGTCGTCCTGAGCGGGTCCGGCTCCCTGGAGACCCTCAGCGGCACCGGGTTCGGGCGCACCGAACTGCGCCCGGGCAGCCTGCTGTGGTTCACGCCCGGGACGGTGCACCGGCTGGTCAACGACGGCGGCGACCTCGAACTCCTGGTGGTGATGCAGAACGCGGGGCTGCCCGAGTCGGGCGACGCCGTGCTCACCTACCCGAGGGAGGTCCTGGCCGACCCCGACGCCTACCGCCGGGCCACCGCGCTCCCGGAGGGTCCCGGACCGGCGGAGGAGGCCGCCCGAGCCCGCCGGGACCTCGCCGTCGAGGGCTATCTGGAGCTGCGCGCACGAGTACGGCGCGAAGGTCCGGCCGCGCTCGGGGAGTTGTACACCTCCGCGGTCGCGCTGGTCCGCGACAAGGCGGCCGGATGGCACCACCACGTGGAACGCGGCGCGGCCCGGCAGGCCGAGGCCACCACGGGGCACCTGGAGGCCCTGGGCCGGGGTGACGGAGGACACCTGGCCGAGTCGGCCGTCTACACCGCGGACGGCGGCTCGCGGGACCGCCACGGCATGTGCGGGCACCTACGGGTCTGGGACCTCGACGGTGCGCGTCCGACGGTCTGA
- a CDS encoding FtsW/RodA/SpoVE family cell cycle protein — translation MSANATEAPEDVSTALPPIKRRNAELVLIGLTVLITMGAIATAGLNLNGQVPGAMWGYGLTFAVLSLATHLALRFIAPYADPLILPCALFLNGIGVAMIWRLDAADSGNVEHAGVGMQLIWSAIGMAMCIALLFFLREPRVLQRYTYISALVAIVLIALPMIPGLGISVYGARRWIGFGPFSVQPSEFAKIALVVFLSSYLVTKRQVLSLAGKQIKIGRFKLLDLPRARDFMPMVVGWVVAIGLLVITKDLGTSLLLFGTFLGMLYVATQKSSWVTIGLTVFIGAAALAMQLFWHFRQRVDIWFNAYDAEVYDRVGGSAQLVQGQIGMAYGALFGTGIGGGQAHHIFAADSDFILASLAEELGLTGLLAVLIVFFILIERGMRIALASRELFVKMLASGLSFVMCFQIFVVLGGLTRIIPLTGMTTPFLAAGGSALMASWLMIGLLLRMSDNARRPAPQAIQDEGATQVIRR, via the coding sequence ATGAGCGCCAACGCCACGGAGGCCCCCGAAGACGTCTCGACCGCGCTGCCGCCGATCAAGCGGCGCAACGCCGAGCTCGTCCTCATCGGCCTCACCGTCCTCATCACGATGGGCGCGATCGCGACCGCGGGCCTCAACCTCAACGGCCAGGTCCCCGGCGCCATGTGGGGCTACGGCCTCACCTTCGCCGTGCTGTCCCTGGCCACCCACCTCGCCCTGCGGTTCATCGCGCCCTACGCCGACCCGCTGATCCTGCCCTGCGCCCTGTTCCTCAACGGCATCGGCGTGGCGATGATCTGGCGGCTCGACGCCGCCGACTCCGGCAACGTCGAGCACGCCGGCGTCGGCATGCAGCTCATCTGGAGCGCGATCGGCATGGCGATGTGCATCGCCCTGCTGTTCTTCCTGCGCGAGCCGCGCGTCCTGCAGCGCTACACCTACATCAGCGCACTGGTCGCGATCGTGCTCATCGCCCTGCCGATGATCCCGGGCCTGGGCATCAGCGTCTACGGCGCCCGCCGCTGGATCGGCTTCGGCCCCTTCTCGGTGCAGCCGTCGGAGTTCGCCAAGATCGCCCTGGTCGTCTTCCTGTCGTCGTACCTGGTGACCAAGCGCCAGGTGCTGTCGCTGGCGGGCAAGCAGATCAAGATCGGCCGCTTCAAGCTCCTGGACCTGCCGCGCGCCCGTGACTTCATGCCGATGGTGGTCGGCTGGGTCGTGGCGATCGGGCTGCTGGTCATCACCAAGGACCTCGGTACCTCGCTCCTGCTCTTCGGCACCTTCCTGGGCATGCTCTACGTGGCGACCCAGAAGTCGTCGTGGGTGACGATCGGACTCACGGTCTTCATCGGCGCCGCGGCGCTGGCCATGCAGCTCTTCTGGCACTTCCGGCAACGCGTGGACATCTGGTTCAACGCCTACGACGCCGAGGTCTACGACCGCGTCGGCGGCAGCGCCCAGCTCGTCCAGGGGCAGATCGGCATGGCCTACGGCGCCCTGTTCGGCACCGGCATCGGCGGCGGCCAGGCGCACCACATCTTCGCGGCCGACAGCGACTTCATCCTCGCCTCGCTGGCCGAGGAACTCGGCCTGACCGGCCTCCTGGCCGTGCTGATCGTGTTCTTCATCCTCATCGAGCGCGGCATGCGGATCGCCCTGGCCTCCCGCGAGCTCTTCGTCAAGATGCTGGCGAGCGGGCTGTCCTTCGTCATGTGCTTCCAGATCTTCGTGGTCCTGGGCGGCCTGACGCGCATCATCCCCCTGACCGGTATGACGACACCCTTCCTCGCCGCGGGCGGTTCCGCGCTGATGGCGAGCTGGCTGATGATCGGACTGCTGCTGCGCATGAGCGACAACGCCCGGCGCCCGGCCCCGCAGGCGATCCAGGACGAGGGGGCCACCCAGGTGATCCGACGATGA
- a CDS encoding FHA domain-containing protein translates to MVAAATATPAEARQGLKSSSMSNLTLILIKIAYLAVLWLFVLMAVGVISTDLFGAKKKAKKKKPRQRPRTAPPSRAASSEPPKPRPQRQRRNEPSVLAVTQGPLTGATVDLASQPILIGRAPDSTLVITDDYASGRHARVYADNGRWFVEDLNSTNGTYLGQQKLNRPQPITVGQPIRIGKTVLELRK, encoded by the coding sequence ATGGTGGCGGCAGCGACCGCCACCCCGGCCGAAGCACGACAGGGGCTGAAGAGCAGTTCGATGTCCAACTTGACCCTCATACTGATCAAGATCGCGTACCTCGCGGTGCTTTGGCTGTTCGTCCTCATGGCGGTCGGCGTTATCAGCACGGACCTCTTCGGCGCCAAGAAGAAGGCCAAGAAGAAGAAGCCCCGCCAGCGGCCGCGTACCGCCCCACCCAGCAGGGCCGCCTCCTCCGAGCCTCCGAAGCCGCGACCCCAGCGCCAGCGACGCAACGAGCCCTCCGTCCTGGCGGTCACCCAGGGACCGCTCACCGGGGCCACGGTCGACCTCGCCTCCCAACCCATCCTCATCGGGCGCGCGCCCGACTCCACCCTGGTCATCACGGACGACTACGCGTCGGGCCGCCACGCGCGCGTCTACGCCGACAACGGCCGCTGGTTCGTGGAGGACCTCAACTCCACGAACGGCACCTACCTCGGCCAGCAGAAGCTGAACCGCCCCCAGCCCATCACGGTGGGTCAGCCCATCCGTATCGGCAAAACCGTCCTGGAACTGCGCAAATGA
- a CDS encoding DUF3662 and FHA domain-containing protein — protein sequence MLQRFERRLEGMIEGTFAMAFKSELQPVEVASAVQREMDERAAIVAQGRTLVPNDFIVELAASDKERLEVYADSLGQELSKLARDYATEQGYSFVGPVRVHFRSDEGLKTGRFRIRSGVVRGTMVQDGEVRQPVGDPGASSGPRQAGRPRLLISPGGATAEGSIASHGMQQSFELTTPVTLMGRGTDCDLRLVDNGVSRHHVEIRLDGDEAILVDKGSTNGTFVNGQQVRQARLVDGTRISLGRTTMTFRRD from the coding sequence GTGCTCCAACGCTTCGAGCGCAGGCTTGAGGGCATGATCGAAGGCACCTTCGCGATGGCCTTCAAGTCCGAGCTCCAACCGGTCGAGGTGGCCAGCGCCGTCCAGCGTGAGATGGACGAACGAGCCGCGATCGTCGCCCAGGGCCGCACGCTCGTCCCGAACGACTTCATCGTCGAGCTCGCGGCCAGTGACAAGGAGCGCCTGGAGGTCTACGCCGACAGCCTCGGCCAGGAGCTGTCCAAACTGGCCCGCGACTACGCGACCGAACAGGGTTACTCCTTCGTCGGTCCGGTCCGCGTGCACTTCAGGTCCGACGAGGGCCTCAAGACCGGGCGCTTTCGCATCCGGTCCGGCGTCGTGCGCGGCACCATGGTCCAGGACGGCGAGGTGCGCCAGCCCGTCGGCGACCCCGGCGCCTCGAGCGGACCACGCCAGGCCGGCCGGCCCCGGCTGCTGATCTCCCCCGGCGGGGCCACCGCCGAGGGCAGCATCGCCAGCCACGGCATGCAGCAGTCCTTCGAGCTGACCACGCCGGTCACCCTCATGGGCCGCGGCACCGACTGCGACCTGCGGCTGGTGGACAACGGTGTCTCGCGACACCACGTGGAGATCCGACTGGACGGCGACGAGGCCATCCTCGTGGACAAGGGGTCCACGAACGGCACCTTCGTCAACGGCCAGCAGGTCAGGCAGGCACGACTCGTCGACGGCACCAGGATCAGCCTCGGCCGTACGACCATGACGTTCCGCCGCGACTAG
- a CDS encoding Stp1/IreP family PP2C-type Ser/Thr phosphatase translates to MTIALRYAAYSDVGCLREGNEDSGYAGQHLLAVADGMGGYAGGEVASSIAIASISRLDAEDHPADEMAEALQRAVEQANGSLSRRIMEEPQLENMGTTLTAMLWSGPRVALIHIGDSRAYLMRGSRFEQITHDHTLVQTLVDEGKITEEEVATHPQRSLILRALDGKSPVDPDISISEAKVGDRYMLCSDGLSGVVSKKTIHETLATETDPRAAAKKLIDLANRGGGPDNITAVVADVIETDTDREGPTSTAQVVGAADQRAATVEPEPDTPARRAQELRVGGDTAEMDPIRDDAPEPAYAGAPYDPQYDPAYEDYEPAPAARRGPEPETEYRTRRWWPMVLVFVVIVAAVAGGGYYFGRQYVESQYYIGPSSDGETVSVYQGIDTDIAGISLSEEIDRTDIRLDSLTEGDLSAVENTIPVDSPAAADTRIEDLRANQPGDTEESG, encoded by the coding sequence ATGACAATCGCTCTCCGATACGCGGCGTACTCCGACGTAGGATGCCTCCGCGAAGGCAACGAAGACTCCGGTTACGCCGGCCAGCACCTCCTCGCGGTGGCCGACGGCATGGGCGGTTACGCCGGCGGCGAGGTGGCCAGCTCCATCGCGATCGCCTCGATCAGCCGTCTCGACGCGGAGGACCACCCCGCCGACGAGATGGCCGAGGCCCTCCAGCGCGCCGTCGAGCAGGCCAACGGCTCGCTCTCCAGGCGGATCATGGAGGAGCCCCAGCTGGAGAACATGGGGACCACCCTCACCGCGATGCTCTGGTCCGGTCCCCGGGTCGCGCTGATCCACATCGGCGACTCGCGCGCCTACCTGATGCGCGGATCGCGCTTCGAGCAGATCACCCACGACCACACCCTGGTGCAGACCCTCGTCGACGAGGGCAAGATCACCGAGGAAGAGGTCGCCACCCACCCCCAGCGCTCGCTCATCCTGCGCGCCCTGGACGGCAAGAGCCCGGTCGACCCCGACATCTCCATCAGCGAGGCCAAGGTCGGCGACCGCTACATGCTCTGCTCGGACGGCCTGTCCGGCGTGGTCAGCAAGAAGACCATCCACGAGACCCTGGCCACCGAGACCGACCCGCGGGCCGCGGCCAAGAAGCTCATCGACCTGGCCAACCGCGGCGGCGGGCCCGACAACATCACCGCGGTCGTCGCCGACGTCATCGAGACCGACACCGACCGCGAGGGGCCCACCTCCACCGCGCAGGTGGTGGGCGCCGCCGACCAGCGCGCCGCCACCGTCGAGCCGGAGCCGGACACGCCCGCCAGACGCGCCCAGGAGCTGCGCGTGGGCGGCGACACCGCCGAGATGGACCCCATCCGCGACGACGCGCCCGAGCCGGCCTACGCGGGAGCGCCCTACGACCCCCAGTACGACCCGGCCTACGAGGACTACGAGCCCGCCCCGGCCGCCCGGCGCGGTCCGGAGCCCGAGACGGAGTACCGCACGCGCCGCTGGTGGCCGATGGTGCTGGTCTTCGTCGTCATCGTCGCCGCAGTGGCCGGGGGCGGCTACTACTTCGGCCGCCAGTACGTGGAGAGCCAGTACTACATCGGACCGTCCTCCGACGGCGAGACCGTGAGCGTCTACCAGGGCATCGACACCGACATCGCGGGCATCAGCCTCTCCGAGGAGATCGACCGCACCGACATCCGCCTCGACTCGCTCACCGAGGGCGACCTCTCCGCGGTGGAGAACACCATCCCCGTCGACAGCCCCGCGGCGGCCGACACGCGTATCGAGGACCTGCGTGCGAACCAGCCCGGGGACACCGAGGAATCGGGGTGA
- a CDS encoding penicillin-binding protein 2 — translation MNTPIRRLSVFSMILFGAMMLNLTWIQGFQAEAIRDDPLNRRQFSERLSEQRGPIEIAGESVAYSEDISDEDDGQPVFQRRYEGGGLYAPVVGSFRSYGASGIESTENALLDGSDDRLAVRNFRDIITGREPEGARVQLTIDPEVQQAGYNGFENLGMNGAAVAIQPDTGAILGSVSYPSYDANDVVSISDPQDAIDNFTAMELEEDQPLLNRAFKERYAPGSTFKVVTAAAAIETLDATPDSTQEAPDQLELGHNLPNAMGSCNGGDDDTLAHSIQISCNTSFANWAIDVGGQALTDQATAFGFNQEPLEVPLEVEPSNAPVEDDRNILGRAGIGQSNVEATPLQMAMVASGIANRGEVMRPYLVDTVRDADMSVVTQTSPESYSQAVEPSTADMLTDMMVLVTTPPEGSGLNGAIDGVEVAGKTGTAENGTDRTHNWFIGFAPADDPEIAVAVVIEFGGGSGGELAAPIARQMMEAVVL, via the coding sequence ATGAACACACCGATCCGACGCCTGAGCGTCTTCTCCATGATCCTGTTCGGCGCCATGATGCTGAACCTGACCTGGATCCAGGGGTTCCAGGCCGAGGCGATCCGCGACGACCCGCTGAACCGCCGCCAGTTCAGCGAACGGCTCAGCGAGCAGCGCGGACCCATCGAGATCGCGGGCGAGAGCGTCGCCTACTCCGAGGACATCTCCGACGAGGACGACGGCCAGCCGGTGTTCCAGCGCCGCTACGAGGGCGGCGGGCTGTACGCCCCGGTCGTGGGCTCCTTCCGCAGCTACGGCGCGTCCGGCATCGAGTCCACCGAGAACGCCCTGCTGGACGGCAGCGACGACCGGCTGGCCGTGCGCAACTTCCGCGACATCATCACCGGCCGCGAGCCCGAGGGCGCCCGCGTGCAGCTGACGATCGACCCGGAAGTGCAACAGGCCGGCTACAACGGCTTCGAGAACCTGGGGATGAACGGCGCGGCGGTCGCGATCCAACCCGACACCGGCGCCATCCTCGGATCGGTCTCCTACCCGTCCTACGACGCCAACGACGTCGTGAGCATCTCCGACCCGCAGGACGCCATCGACAACTTCACCGCGATGGAGCTGGAAGAGGACCAGCCGCTGCTCAACCGCGCCTTCAAGGAGCGCTACGCTCCGGGTTCGACGTTCAAGGTCGTGACCGCGGCGGCCGCGATCGAAACGCTCGACGCCACCCCGGACAGCACGCAGGAGGCGCCCGACCAGCTGGAACTGGGCCACAACCTGCCCAACGCCATGGGCAGCTGCAACGGTGGCGACGACGACACCCTGGCGCACTCCATCCAGATCTCCTGCAACACCTCCTTCGCCAACTGGGCGATCGACGTCGGCGGCCAGGCCCTGACGGACCAGGCCACCGCCTTCGGGTTCAACCAGGAGCCGCTGGAGGTCCCGCTGGAGGTCGAGCCGAGCAACGCCCCCGTCGAGGACGACCGCAACATCCTCGGCCGCGCGGGCATCGGCCAGTCCAACGTGGAGGCCACGCCGCTGCAGATGGCGATGGTCGCGTCCGGGATCGCCAACAGGGGCGAGGTCATGCGCCCCTACCTCGTGGACACCGTGCGCGACGCGGACATGTCCGTGGTCACGCAGACCAGCCCGGAGAGCTACAGCCAGGCCGTCGAGCCCAGCACGGCGGACATGCTCACCGACATGATGGTGCTGGTCACCACCCCGCCCGAGGGCTCCGGCCTCAACGGTGCCATCGACGGCGTGGAGGTGGCGGGCAAGACCGGCACCGCCGAGAACGGCACCGACCGGACCCACAACTGGTTCATCGGCTTCGCCCCCGCTGACGACCCCGAGATCGCCGTGGCGGTCGTGATCGAGTTCGGTGGCGGCAGCGGTGGCGAGCTGGCCGCGCCGATCGCGCGTCAGATGATGGAGGCAGTGGTTCTGTAG
- a CDS encoding PmoA family protein, translated as MPDDTTAIPRPAPSPNDGEPPVSGLGLVHEQGRALRLTHDGEDLVRYVYRPWDAQVESPRPYFHPIRTLGGDTVSLYRPHDHVWHKGIAWSLPNVGTANFWGGPTYLRGQGYQQLDNDGSTVHRAFDGVESAPDLISVAERLAWVTRQGDTWFTERRRLRVTAAPERGAWTLVFETSFTNRTGTAVPIGSPTTEGRPNAGYGGLFWRGPRSFSGGRVHAEGSEGDDDMMGTRSPWMGFVGRHDGTDRSSSLVFVDAPDNPGHPVRWFVRSGIFACVCPAPFFDEVVRADPGATLTYRYAVVVADGAHDQDGCGALADLGLGELGRAADDPVRVAE; from the coding sequence ATGCCCGACGACACCACGGCCATCCCGCGGCCGGCCCCGTCCCCGAACGACGGGGAACCGCCCGTGAGCGGCCTGGGGCTGGTCCACGAGCAGGGCCGCGCGCTGCGGCTGACCCACGACGGCGAGGACCTCGTGCGCTACGTGTACCGGCCCTGGGACGCCCAGGTGGAGTCACCGCGCCCCTACTTCCATCCCATCCGGACCCTCGGCGGGGACACCGTCAGCCTCTACCGCCCCCACGACCATGTGTGGCACAAGGGCATCGCCTGGTCGCTGCCCAACGTGGGCACGGCCAACTTCTGGGGCGGCCCCACCTACCTGCGCGGCCAGGGCTACCAGCAGCTCGACAACGACGGGTCCACCGTCCACCGCGCCTTCGACGGCGTCGAGTCCGCGCCCGACCTGATCTCGGTCGCCGAACGCCTGGCATGGGTCACCCGACAGGGGGACACCTGGTTCACCGAGCGGCGGCGCCTGCGGGTCACCGCGGCGCCCGAGCGCGGCGCGTGGACGCTCGTCTTCGAGACGTCGTTCACCAACCGCACCGGCACCGCGGTGCCGATCGGCAGCCCCACCACCGAGGGACGGCCCAACGCGGGGTACGGGGGCCTGTTCTGGCGCGGCCCGCGTTCCTTCAGCGGCGGCCGGGTCCACGCCGAGGGCTCCGAGGGCGACGACGACATGATGGGCACCCGCTCGCCCTGGATGGGCTTCGTCGGGCGCCACGACGGCACGGACCGCTCCTCCAGCCTGGTGTTCGTCGACGCCCCCGACAACCCGGGCCACCCGGTGCGGTGGTTCGTCCGCAGCGGCATCTTCGCGTGCGTGTGCCCGGCGCCGTTCTTCGACGAGGTGGTCCGGGCCGACCCGGGCGCCACCCTCACCTACCGGTACGCGGTCGTGGTGGCCGACGGCGCTCACGACCAGGACGGCTGCGGCGCCCTCGCCGACCTCGGCCTGGGCGAACTGGGCCGCGCGGCCGACGACCCCGTGCGGGTGGCGGAGTGA